Within Macaca nemestrina isolate mMacNem1 chromosome 12, mMacNem.hap1, whole genome shotgun sequence, the genomic segment ATGAATTAAAAGCTATAATATAACAGAGGGTTCTAGCATGAGTCTTACACACAGTACGTTCTCTCTATACattagttttctccttttttatcaTCCCATCATCCCTTCTCATACTTTCATTTGAATTTGGTTGATGCCTCTTCTTTAATCACCAGGCTAATTCAAGTTGACCACAATGGAGAATAGAACAGAAGTGACAGAGTTTATCCTCTTGGGATTAACGGATGACCCCAATCTTCAGATACCCCTCCTCCTGGCATTTTTATTCATCTACCTCATAACCCTGCTTGGGAATGGAGCAATGATGGTGATCATCCACTCAGACTCCCATCTCCACACTCCAATGTACTTTTTCCTCAGTAACCTCTCCTTTGTAGACTTGGGTTACTCATCAGCTGTAGCCCCCAAAACGGTGGCTGCATTGCAGTCAGGGGACAAGGCCATCTCCTACAATGGATGTGCAGCTCAGTTCTTCTTCTTTGTGGGGTTTGCCACTGTTGAGTGCTACCTCCTGGCCTCCATGGCCTATGACCGCCATGCAGCGGTATGTAGGCCTCTTCATTACACCACCACCATGACAGCAGGTGTGTGTGCTCTCCTTGCTACTGGTTCCTATGTCTCTGGCTTCCTCAATGCCTCTATCCATGCAGCAGGCACCTTCAGACTCTCCTTCTGTGGTTCTAATGAGATTAATCATTTCTTCTGTGACATTCCCCCACTCCTGGCTCTCTCATGCTCTGACACGCGCATCAGCAAGTTGGTGGTCTTCTTTGTGGTGGGCTTCAACGTCTTTTTCACCCTCCTGGTCATCCTCATTTCTTACTTCTTCATATGCATCACCATTCAAAGGATGCGTTCCGCTGAAGGGTGGAAGAAAGTCTTCTCCACCTGTGCTTCCCATCTCACTGCTGTGTCCATCTTCTATGGCACAATCATCTTCATGTACTTACAGCCCAACTCCAGCCAGTCCATGGACACAGACAAAATAGCCTCTGTGTTTTACACAGTGGTGATTCCCATGCTGAATCCCTTGATCTACAGCCTTAGGAACAAAGAAGTGAAAAGTGCTCTCTGGAAAATACTCAACAAACTGTACCCCCAATATTAAGTGTGAATGGGAAGTAGGCAAGCAATTAAGGGATAAACTTTCTCTCACACCTAAATGCCATCATGACTTTTAATGTTTGGCTGGTTTCAGTTCTTTCTTCCCCAAGAACAGCGGTTACTTCTGctattagaaatgtaaaaagcaGCACGTTGAAAAGTCTTACTTAGAAAGATAATCGTATATTTAGTGAACAGCAGCATGGGACAGTTGAGCTTTTCTTGCTTTAGTTTCTTGATGTGTTTTAAAGCAGAAGATTGAAGGATATAACTGAATGTACTGAATTTTCCTCATCCTATTTTTAATTGTAAGGATTTTTCATTCACTATTAAACTTGGTATAAAGATTTCGCCTTCATTTATAATATTGATCAACTGAACATGCAgtattgttttttattcctttgttctGTGAGTTTGAAAGTTGGACTTCCTAATGTAGACAAAGGATggttcaatattttaaatgatatttcagAGGAAGTTGTAATTTAAAGGACAAGGCACTAGATCGAGTCAGGTGACTGAAGATTACATCTTTCCAACTCTCTACTCTCCCTTCTCTACCCATATTCCTACTCTACTTGCTAGTCATGTGCCTTTGCAATTTCCATTCCCTTTTGCTAAAGCATTGGGGAAACAATACACCTTGTTGTATACGTAAGTATGGAAATGCTTTAATAGATGAATCAGTTAAATTTGAACCTGACTAAATATAACTTCCTTCGGAGAGCCTACACTATCTTCTATGTTTCTTGTCTCTGTCTAACATAATTACCAAAATTTCCAGAAggtttagagaaaaaaacaattttcccTAGAGctctaaagaaatatatttgttttctgaatCAAATGCTTGCATTTCTTAGCACCCTTAAGTTTGGCGAATCTATTATGAAGATGCGTAATAGCTTTCTGGAttgtctttgcttttattttttcaataattcaGCTCACCTCTGGGTCTCCATTGCATTCCAGTGTTCTGTAATTAGATGCTACAAGAATAAAAAAGCCTGCCTGGAAATTTACTTCTTAGGAACAGCACGATGACGCACAGTGCTAGTCCACCTTCAGGACTTGTTTCATGTGCTAAATGGTGTGAGCGAATGTGTGTGCGTGGGAGGGGAGTGGTGATTAATTTCACTTTTCACATATCAACTGCTTGATGGTGTTTATAACTGCAATTAATCTAAGTCACCACAATAGGTCATGATTTCAAAATCTccccaaaaaaacccacaaattaattttaactttatagatgaaaaccagaaatctTGGTTGGCTAACTCAGTTGGCTTAAAATGCCAATTTAGTTTTGAGATTATTGGGCTCCATTATGTACAGGGCAGCCTCTGTCTGAGGAGGATAAATCATAAGCCTTCCAGGGAAAATTGCAAAGAAGGAGTTATGGAACATGAGAAACACGAGAATATCTTTCTCTAGCACACGGTTGCCATCACCTGAAAAGATCAGGAGCTTCTGAGCCTAAGGCCTGGACAACCTATACTTCCCCCATtcagccccctccctcccctcttctttaGCAATGAGGCCCATCCAGCAACACGCAAGGAAGAACAGCCTTTACAGGCCAGGATCCACTGTATATGAGAATCTTTCTCATTGAAAGCTACAGAGCTCAAGAGTATCTGCATTTGGAGAAGAGCCTAGGAAGTAGCTATCCAAGCACTGAGTGCATTCCAATCTCACCTACACATTTTCCCTACTTGATATAATTGacttttttccctcctcttcctgctcctccttctttacttccttttatccttctcctctttttccttcccaaCTTCTTTCTATGCCCAGCCCAAGCAGGAACTTTCCTCACCACTAGGCCATTTagatctctaaaaaaaaattaaaatctagagTCTATATATGATAACTATTACAGTATATATTAACATGTGTATCTGggcatgtttctttcttttataattttaatttttatttcattagatTTGGGGGGTACAGGTTGTTTTTGGTTACAGGCATAAATCATTTAGTGgtggtttctgagattttagtgtgcccatcacccgagcagtgtgcccaatatatagtcttttattcctcacctcTCTCCCAACCTTCCCCCATTGAGACcccaaagtctattttatcattctcATGGACACATTGCTTTATGCCTTTATACCTCAGTTTAGCAGGAAAATGTGGGTCTCCTAAGAGTTAAGGGCCCAATgtctacatatttatattttatgttgaaATCACCTCAAACAAGTGTTCCATCTGACTGTAAATAGGTATAAAAGAGTACTATCAAAAGCTGGATGAAAATTCTAACTGTTCTTATCAGTTGTATGACCTCAAGAAAGTCATTTAGTCTCACCGAACCCAATGTACAGGATAAAGTGTGAGGGTAATATGATATTAAGTATGTGAATGTGCCCATCATAATGAACGTGTATTTCATACCATTGAGATTCCTATACTAGCTCTTTCTTCACTTAGCTGTCCCTGGACTTCTCATGTTGGCTCTTGAGGTGCCTGAGCAAAAATGGGAAGTCCAAGGACAGCCAGGTGAAGCTCGTCCCATCCAAGTCcaagcttttattttcattccttgTTTAACTTTCTGCCCTCCAAGTTCCCAGCTCTACATTTCAAACTGACATTACACGGGTATTCATTTATAGAAGCTACTCAGAAGGAGATGTCTTGTCGCCAGCAAGACATCAATTCACAGAGTATACATTACTGTGAGGAGCTCTTCCCTTCCACATAGGAAATCTGTCAAATGGAGAGTAAATGCCCATTTGGTTAATAACAACACCCACTCTCTCCCTGCAGGAGTTGTCTGATGAATGAGAGACCCTGTGTGTAGGGCCTGCCGCCCAATACAGTGCGATAAAGGCACAAGGACTTCCCACCTGAAATGTTCAAAAGAGAATGTGAAAACTCATAAATCAGGGCAGTTATTTATATTAGGAtagattattcttttaaaaaatggattatgATTGAATTATTCTAAATAGGATGTTCCCTTTGTACATTGAGCATTTGTTGAGGTTTATGTATTGggaatggaaaattaaaatattagattCCTTGGCAACTCAAGCTGGAATTGCAGAGTCATAGACTCTTTAGccaaagaaagaatttaaaaataatctaaaccAATCCTCTCATTTTGCAATTAAAAACCCCTATTTTTACAGTTTAACTTGCTTAAACTCACAAAGAACCAAATCTTGTTTGacactttttcatattttttaaagtacttgttGTATAAAAAGACGTTTTATACTTTTACCTTCATTTGTTCACCATGATATAGTTATTTGTGCTTCAGTTTTGCAGTGGAGGAAACCAAAGCTTTGAGAAGTTAACTTACCTGTCTACTGTTAAAAAGAGGAACCGAGGTATGAAACTGAGTTTTTTGCCTTCCCTGACCAAGACTCTGAAAAAATAAGTCACCATGTATGTTAGTAAATTTCAATGGAAGTCTTACTTAATGTGTGACTCGCTTACACTCTTTCATGATGAGTCCTTGCCATGTGGAAGGCACTCTGAAGAATACAAATAAGTAAGACTGTAAGATGTAATTCCTACTTCCACAAAGTAAAGCCCTCTGCATATATGTTTACTGATGTAATGCACCTTGAGGTTAATGACTCAATGTTCCATAACTTTACCAACAGAAATTTTCCCAGTATTCCACAGAGCATGAATGGATCAGGGCATATTTGTTTTCAGTCTGATAGAGTTGGCTGTTTGAGTGCCACAGCCGACAGTGATAGCCAAGCCTCAACCAATGTTAACTAGACACAAGCTGCAGAAAAGGCATGGTGTGAAGTTGATGAAGAAACCAGTTGATATTCAATATTGTTCCTGCTTCAGGAGCAACTTAAAAATAAAGTGGTGGAACAGAGGACATACCTCTAGGTAGATGATAGTTCAAAGGCATTTGTGGCCATTATCAGATGAGTAGtctagaaaataataattggaaCTCATCAGGGGCAAAAAAGAATCCTATGGGCAGAGGAAGATCCTCAGAGGATGTGGGACGTGAGCCAAACTCTGAAAAAATAATGTAGATGGAACCCAGAATTCCAAGATTCCAATCTTACTTTCTAGTCACAACTCTGCCAGTTGCCAGTGGTGAAGCTGGTATAAGCCACGTATCTCTGAGCCAATTTTCTTACATTCAAAGTGAAGACAATAGCACCAGCCATACTTTCCTTAGGATGTTTTGCAGGCTAAATGAGATAATGGGTGAGAAAGCATCTTCAAAATTGCTAACTTCTTTTGAACTATAGTGTTGCTGTTGGTAATAATATTATAAGCAGAGCTGAATGGGGAGTTCCTAAGCAACCATCTGAACTCACGTATGGAGGTGGGATTGCAGGTGGCATGTTGGCAGGAGCTTGTAGGAAAGTTGGCCATTCAGATTAGAAGAGTGTGAACCATTAATGCCTCAGTCGGTTACTTCTACAGGCAATTGGAACTTCTTGTCATCAAACAAGGTGAAGAGACTGCGCCTTTGAGAGTAATTGCATCCCTATAGAGAAA encodes:
- the LOC105496084 gene encoding olfactory receptor 5B21, whose amino-acid sequence is MENRTEVTEFILLGLTDDPNLQIPLLLAFLFIYLITLLGNGAMMVIIHSDSHLHTPMYFFLSNLSFVDLGYSSAVAPKTVAALQSGDKAISYNGCAAQFFFFVGFATVECYLLASMAYDRHAAVCRPLHYTTTMTAGVCALLATGSYVSGFLNASIHAAGTFRLSFCGSNEINHFFCDIPPLLALSCSDTRISKLVVFFVVGFNVFFTLLVILISYFFICITIQRMRSAEGWKKVFSTCASHLTAVSIFYGTIIFMYLQPNSSQSMDTDKIASVFYTVVIPMLNPLIYSLRNKEVKSALWKILNKLYPQY